From Pseudobdellovibrio exovorus JSS, a single genomic window includes:
- a CDS encoding ATP-binding cassette domain-containing protein gives MLEVQNISIRSLENFSYSHPQNTQTLVLGASGSGKSTLLQVIQGHLPVSAGNVLNKFSQTGMIYQDLNLISHLSAHENAFLVLSTPQLAVFQQLVTSLGILQLHRPVKTMSMGERQRVSVAIALAHQPDLLLADEPTSHLDPEMALKTLEIILKHSKSLILVSHDHHFKSHFSKIVEIGNLK, from the coding sequence ATGTTGGAAGTTCAGAATATCAGCATCCGAAGTTTAGAAAACTTCAGCTATTCACATCCTCAAAATACGCAAACTCTTGTGCTCGGAGCCAGTGGTAGTGGTAAATCAACTTTATTGCAAGTGATCCAAGGCCATCTTCCTGTTTCAGCTGGAAATGTTTTAAATAAATTTTCACAGACAGGAATGATCTATCAGGATCTTAATCTTATTTCCCATCTGAGTGCCCATGAAAATGCCTTTTTAGTTTTATCTACGCCTCAGCTAGCAGTCTTCCAACAACTCGTGACCAGTTTAGGAATTCTACAGCTTCATCGTCCTGTCAAAACGATGTCTATGGGGGAACGTCAACGCGTTTCTGTTGCGATTGCCTTAGCTCATCAGCCCGATCTTCTTTTAGCAGATGAGCCCACATCCCATTTAGATCCCGAGATGGCCTTAAAGACTTTAGAGATTATTTTAAAGCACAGTAAATCGTTGATTCTTGTATCCCATGATCACCATTTTAAAAGTCACTTCTCTAAAATAGTCGAAATCGGGAATCTCAAATGA
- a CDS encoding UvrD-helicase domain-containing protein, which yields MSSPTSDVVLGSQFIRAGAGAGKTTKLIGTFLNFVREFRQQQGRFPRVVMTTFTRKATQEVKERLLVSALKENEKEIFEYINKKSYVHISTIHGLLSIYLSQYAEQMKFPQDIRIVDSQQYVRHLKRQINELLKKHPEYLELLEQYSFTALTEISIEALELKSQYPKLSYANAKALQRISEGQKKAIVDEIEKILGLITAVPDKWQIYLDHLRGLAVSLQQGRELDFLQQLDNMPSKPVFSKTKPPFDVDAHNILEDLRAKKLKNLFDTENYIQKHEALNALFIRYLNELYSRMQEHRQNTGELTIADLETMSLQLSELHPETATEFSQSWDYFMVDEYQDTSPLQVKILNRLIGDRPCFVVGDPQQSIYLFRGARSEVFEQKMQEMQAQKAQIQFLETNYRSEASLMLFMNDFFADFSNQFRPMLTKPESSPKRNLPYDAYFLKSPEQVETVLVHIRRLLDQGVLPQDICVLSRNNSKLNEIAVRAAQVQIPVQLQAAAGFEEKREILDLIALNRFFNNPHDNENFVTLARSPWFFIEDSELLSLAHNPIARQQSLWASLQYSNSAQKEKFKKYLDFFNTRGASQTTQEFIKESRFMALSAAYDKTGKREANIFKFLTTLAQAERASGFSLGLFLDEQFLSLQSDLGSSSGEAQPVEQPDCVSLMTVHASKGLQFKHVIVIGFADTPQLSRTPKLSFDEQSELISLAVYDEENSKHQASRWAAVITEQFKERELKEHERVLYVAMTRAIESLTLVAETERHMTSESSWLKRSNWPEDGEHIGGKYRVLSLTMDEKLENAKLDKLSSAAVRPLFLTPQGTVEDSQSVTELISNPSITASATAEAASQFNEERTILNLKKAQKGSDLHRVFEALKYVDEEQLQSSLADEDKESLTYLLQLKEIDLKKILQAGHNEWGFGLKTPSRFIQGQIDLWAELEDEIHVLDYKTGSSFYSEQAFRQLSIYTQALLQMKIASPQKKIIQSVVYPVEKVVKQKVFANAQEFQKQMPEELKQLF from the coding sequence ATGTCGAGCCCCACATCTGATGTAGTTCTGGGATCGCAGTTTATTCGAGCGGGAGCCGGTGCTGGTAAAACCACGAAACTGATCGGTACATTCTTAAACTTTGTACGCGAATTTCGTCAGCAGCAGGGGCGATTCCCCCGTGTTGTGATGACAACGTTTACTCGCAAGGCGACTCAAGAAGTTAAAGAGCGGTTGTTAGTCAGCGCTTTAAAAGAAAATGAAAAAGAAATATTCGAATACATCAATAAAAAATCTTACGTTCATATTTCAACAATTCATGGGCTATTGAGTATTTATTTATCGCAATATGCTGAGCAAATGAAGTTTCCTCAGGATATTCGTATCGTGGATTCACAACAATATGTCCGCCATTTAAAACGCCAAATCAATGAGCTTTTAAAGAAACATCCTGAATATCTAGAGCTATTAGAGCAGTACTCTTTCACGGCGTTGACTGAAATTTCAATTGAAGCCTTAGAACTTAAATCACAATATCCCAAACTTTCCTATGCCAACGCCAAGGCATTGCAGCGAATTTCCGAAGGACAAAAAAAAGCTATCGTTGACGAGATCGAAAAAATTTTAGGACTTATCACGGCGGTACCAGACAAGTGGCAAATCTATCTGGATCACTTGCGCGGTTTAGCTGTGAGTTTACAACAGGGACGAGAGCTAGATTTCTTACAGCAGTTGGATAACATGCCCTCGAAACCAGTCTTTTCGAAAACAAAGCCGCCTTTTGATGTGGATGCCCATAATATTTTAGAGGACCTGCGAGCTAAAAAACTAAAGAATTTATTCGATACAGAAAACTATATCCAAAAGCACGAGGCCTTGAACGCTTTATTTATTCGCTACCTCAATGAGCTCTATTCACGTATGCAAGAGCATAGACAAAACACGGGTGAGCTGACGATTGCGGATCTCGAAACGATGTCGTTACAGCTCAGTGAACTTCATCCCGAAACAGCGACAGAGTTTTCACAGTCTTGGGATTATTTCATGGTGGATGAGTATCAGGATACGTCCCCATTACAGGTGAAGATTTTAAATCGCCTGATCGGGGACAGACCTTGTTTTGTCGTGGGCGATCCTCAACAGAGTATTTATCTTTTTCGCGGAGCCCGTTCGGAAGTCTTTGAACAAAAAATGCAAGAGATGCAGGCGCAAAAAGCGCAGATTCAGTTCTTAGAAACAAACTACAGGTCTGAAGCGTCGCTTATGCTATTTATGAATGATTTCTTTGCGGATTTCAGTAATCAATTTCGACCGATGCTGACCAAACCAGAGTCCTCGCCGAAAAGGAACCTTCCCTATGATGCCTATTTCTTAAAGTCTCCAGAGCAGGTGGAAACGGTGCTTGTGCATATTCGGCGTCTTTTGGATCAGGGAGTTTTGCCACAGGATATATGCGTCCTTTCTAGAAATAACTCTAAGTTAAACGAGATTGCGGTCCGTGCAGCGCAGGTGCAAATTCCCGTGCAGCTACAGGCGGCAGCAGGATTTGAAGAAAAACGTGAAATCTTGGATTTGATTGCGCTGAATCGCTTCTTTAATAATCCACACGACAATGAAAATTTTGTGACCCTAGCACGTAGCCCGTGGTTTTTTATTGAAGACAGTGAGCTGTTAAGTTTGGCACACAACCCGATTGCAAGGCAGCAGTCTCTATGGGCGAGTTTGCAATATTCTAATTCTGCGCAGAAAGAAAAATTTAAGAAATATCTAGATTTTTTTAACACTCGTGGTGCCTCACAAACAACGCAGGAGTTTATTAAAGAAAGTCGTTTTATGGCCTTATCCGCCGCTTACGACAAAACCGGAAAGCGCGAAGCGAATATCTTTAAGTTTTTAACCACGCTAGCACAGGCCGAGCGAGCCTCAGGGTTTTCTTTAGGTCTTTTCCTCGATGAACAATTTTTATCACTGCAGTCAGATCTGGGCTCATCTTCTGGTGAGGCACAGCCTGTAGAACAGCCGGATTGTGTTTCTTTGATGACTGTTCATGCTTCAAAAGGTTTGCAGTTCAAACACGTCATCGTTATTGGCTTTGCAGATACCCCACAGCTCTCACGCACGCCTAAGCTCAGTTTTGATGAACAATCAGAATTGATCAGCTTGGCAGTTTATGATGAGGAAAATTCGAAACATCAAGCGTCCCGCTGGGCAGCTGTGATCACAGAACAATTTAAAGAGCGTGAATTGAAGGAACACGAGCGCGTGCTCTATGTGGCTATGACCCGTGCGATCGAGAGCTTAACTTTAGTGGCAGAAACCGAGCGCCACATGACCTCTGAAAGCAGTTGGCTGAAGCGTTCAAATTGGCCAGAAGATGGTGAGCATATTGGTGGAAAATATCGCGTGCTCTCACTCACTATGGATGAAAAACTAGAAAATGCTAAATTAGATAAGTTGTCATCAGCGGCGGTGCGCCCGCTGTTTTTGACTCCACAGGGGACTGTCGAAGACTCACAGTCGGTGACCGAACTGATCTCGAACCCTTCTATTACAGCATCTGCGACCGCAGAGGCTGCATCACAGTTCAATGAAGAGCGAACCATTTTAAATCTTAAAAAGGCGCAAAAAGGGTCTGATCTGCATCGTGTTTTCGAAGCGTTGAAATACGTTGATGAAGAGCAGTTGCAATCCAGTCTGGCGGATGAAGACAAAGAGAGTCTGACGTACTTGTTGCAGCTAAAAGAAATAGATCTGAAAAAGATTTTGCAAGCGGGACATAACGAGTGGGGTTTTGGTTTAAAAACGCCGTCACGATTTATTCAGGGTCAGATAGATTTATGGGCTGAATTAGAGGATGAAATCCATGTCTTAGATTATAAAACAGGAAGTTCATTTTATTCAGAGCAAGCGTTCAGGCAGTTGTCTATTTACACGCAGGCACTTTTGCAGATGAAAATAGCTTCACCTCAAAAAAAGATCATTCAGTCTGTTGTGTACCCTGTGGAAAAAGTGGTGAAGCAAAAAGTCTTTGCCAATGCTCAGGAATTTCAAAAGCAAATGCCTGAAGAGTTAAAGCAGCTTTTCTAA
- a CDS encoding PD-(D/E)XK nuclease family protein → MLEFLKVQNPEQIKSLLKTYNPLTDTWIVSDLKSKQEIQNECVKQQGYFTDDAIMRVSDFWRLWIRRIEPTLQVVGSDFIRSLIQNFVDLYGEKLGVLESETSTLDKAVQEFAPILLHPASDEILTEWLSSQSQPKKWHRWYKLSKICLKYIVEEKKALDSKWSAAYLQTVDLAIFSWPRKMIVDLGSELTTVEMGLFKHLSQQQQVTLVTPEPIWKEKFPYLLNTYKENFGFGKVQELSAVDVKAYPSHQLSSEQFVRLSTQLAEIKFAVATVRKWAEAGVDLNQIAIVSTEIESYWPVLRHYLFEEGLPARKGIVARLNSLGDVQSLLAALKSYSSDVAWDSLERSYFADNEKANLNFDKFKSLFYQLYDQDDLGRDQKIKDLFYRQLDFNSEIDRDGFLAAMVKVWMLLPTSKNKNELFELIFKDFLGQSLNIRMRFSRWTQFLKNRLSSKEITIERDTQEGVYVLPLMSAQMIEVSHRIYLGLNDEFYHKKQTSLMSLQDSMTLRSQFDLAVDFSEESYADFNLRWQGLSCDQNTLFTTSHMSFKAEPLNSSLFFIENSPVSAVLNPEPTRLDELQKNMGAQSQWDVEASVFSQKRLLEDLHGYEGKVVSPVFKELSVSDVENYAQCGFKLLAAKGFRLRDLPQISLDLDPRQRGSLVHALFEYCLQQMENGNYTIAGVQNFLDEKREEFGLYRQQDSHWQIQRAKLVLLAERFYNFELDRLKFFKTQTEKVVQVHFDLQQLKFAASKPEVGFQFNFRIDRIDTHKQKNYTVVYDYKSSSYQVSNYGSWLTKLQFQMMLYMLSLELLSQDATDDIAPVKAALYYQYKTFDLSKGIIEQELALTDFGMTKRNKSLIADEVLQEFKNEFSAKVAEVLTKLNESIFSTVPADFETCKECDWRKLCRAPHLM, encoded by the coding sequence ATGCTCGAGTTTTTAAAAGTTCAAAATCCAGAACAAATCAAATCGCTTTTAAAAACATATAATCCTTTAACGGATACGTGGATTGTTTCGGATCTAAAATCTAAACAAGAAATTCAAAATGAGTGTGTGAAACAACAGGGTTATTTCACTGATGATGCTATCATGCGCGTCAGTGACTTCTGGCGTCTTTGGATTCGTCGCATTGAACCGACGCTGCAAGTGGTAGGCAGTGACTTTATTCGCTCTTTAATTCAAAACTTTGTCGATCTGTATGGCGAAAAGTTAGGTGTTTTAGAAAGTGAAACCTCAACTTTAGATAAAGCGGTACAAGAGTTCGCACCTATTCTGTTGCATCCTGCCAGTGATGAAATTTTAACAGAGTGGCTATCTTCACAGTCGCAACCCAAAAAGTGGCACCGCTGGTATAAACTGTCTAAGATCTGTTTGAAATATATTGTCGAAGAAAAAAAAGCATTAGATTCCAAGTGGAGTGCTGCCTATTTACAGACAGTAGATCTGGCTATTTTTTCTTGGCCACGTAAGATGATCGTAGATCTGGGAAGCGAACTCACCACAGTCGAAATGGGGCTCTTTAAGCATCTGTCCCAGCAGCAACAGGTGACATTAGTGACACCTGAGCCGATTTGGAAGGAAAAATTTCCCTATTTACTGAATACCTATAAAGAAAACTTTGGCTTCGGAAAAGTTCAGGAACTCAGTGCGGTTGATGTGAAGGCTTATCCCTCTCATCAACTGTCGTCTGAGCAGTTCGTGCGTCTTTCAACTCAATTAGCCGAAATTAAATTTGCTGTGGCGACAGTTAGAAAATGGGCTGAAGCTGGGGTGGATCTTAATCAGATCGCCATTGTTTCAACTGAAATCGAAAGCTACTGGCCTGTACTTCGTCATTATTTGTTCGAAGAGGGGTTACCAGCTCGTAAAGGAATTGTGGCCCGCTTGAACAGTCTGGGTGATGTACAAAGTCTTTTAGCTGCACTTAAAAGCTATTCCAGCGATGTGGCATGGGACAGTCTTGAGCGCTCTTACTTTGCAGATAATGAAAAAGCTAATTTGAATTTTGATAAATTCAAATCGCTCTTCTATCAACTTTATGATCAAGACGACTTGGGACGTGATCAAAAGATTAAAGATCTTTTCTATCGTCAGTTGGATTTCAACAGCGAAATTGATCGCGATGGATTTTTAGCAGCCATGGTGAAAGTGTGGATGCTACTGCCTACAAGTAAAAATAAAAATGAATTGTTTGAATTGATTTTTAAGGATTTTTTAGGGCAGAGTCTTAATATTCGTATGCGTTTTTCGCGTTGGACACAGTTTCTAAAAAACCGCCTCAGCAGCAAAGAAATCACGATTGAACGTGATACCCAAGAGGGAGTTTATGTCTTACCACTGATGTCAGCGCAGATGATCGAGGTCTCGCACCGAATCTATTTGGGCCTCAACGATGAGTTCTATCATAAGAAACAGACCTCTTTGATGTCCTTGCAGGATTCGATGACTTTGCGTTCGCAGTTTGATTTGGCGGTGGATTTTTCTGAAGAAAGTTATGCGGATTTCAACCTGCGTTGGCAGGGGCTTTCTTGCGATCAAAATACATTATTTACAACGTCCCACATGAGCTTTAAAGCCGAGCCATTGAATTCTTCCCTGTTTTTTATTGAGAACTCTCCGGTATCAGCGGTTTTAAATCCCGAGCCGACACGCCTAGATGAATTACAAAAAAACATGGGGGCCCAAAGCCAATGGGATGTGGAGGCTTCTGTTTTTAGCCAAAAACGCCTGTTAGAGGATTTACACGGCTATGAAGGTAAAGTGGTTTCACCTGTCTTTAAAGAATTATCTGTCAGTGACGTGGAAAACTATGCACAGTGTGGATTCAAATTGTTAGCCGCTAAGGGCTTTCGTCTTCGAGATTTGCCACAGATCTCTTTAGATTTAGATCCAAGACAGCGGGGTTCCTTAGTCCATGCTCTTTTTGAGTACTGCCTGCAGCAAATGGAAAATGGCAATTACACCATCGCTGGTGTACAAAATTTCTTGGATGAAAAAAGGGAAGAGTTTGGATTATACCGCCAGCAGGATTCTCACTGGCAGATTCAACGGGCTAAGTTAGTACTTTTAGCCGAGCGATTTTATAACTTTGAGTTAGATCGATTAAAATTTTTCAAAACTCAGACTGAAAAAGTCGTGCAGGTACATTTTGATTTGCAGCAGTTGAAGTTTGCCGCGTCTAAACCAGAGGTCGGTTTTCAATTTAACTTCCGTATTGATCGTATAGATACACACAAGCAGAAAAACTACACAGTGGTTTATGACTATAAATCGTCATCCTATCAGGTTTCGAACTATGGTTCATGGCTGACCAAGCTGCAATTTCAGATGATGTTGTACATGTTATCTTTAGAGCTGTTGTCGCAGGATGCCACGGATGACATTGCTCCAGTTAAAGCTGCTTTATATTATCAATATAAAACTTTTGATTTGAGCAAAGGGATTATTGAGCAAGAACTGGCTTTAACTGATTTTGGCATGACGAAACGAAATAAATCCTTAATTGCAGATGAAGTCTTACAAGAATTTAAGAATGAATTTTCTGCTAAAGTGGCAGAGGTGCTGACAAAGTTAAATGAATCTATTTTCAGTACGGTGCCTGCGGACTTTGAAACCTGTAAAGAATGTGATTGGAGGAAGCTATGTCGAGCCCCACATCTGATGTAG
- a CDS encoding PKD domain-containing protein — protein MQSNTIFNLAVGFIAFIAIGTLLFYSNLVPKKHSVTELTKMPVVETQEAVKEAQGLVSKEDKISISETVPVPSNGVVSYIVSPDTLSVDQVAYFFTDNQTIKIPLSSIQDYKWNFGDGTTAVGARAQYIYKNAGQFTVTLIVTDLEGKSYSSVQEVRIENKEAPTVVITAKDMQPIYEVSGKQKFNWNTFPIEIQFDLHRSKVQGMGLKDAHWDFGDGGEGFGLSPTYIYHKPGQYMVKVTARDELGLQGHSSMEVNIGKDNCSDTDGVEGCLKLENAIGNTLPMSAGSWFVGHDFGHQQWKLKRDEKNFAFLKVTDDTSNLDYDISSAIAANGNQLEIRKSDLEALGVNFKQEYSLNIAASLDDDSEYNGMFPNLRFGIGTVDLTTNESDIKLEVVGSRSYKKYLYMTNATTAQLRDLPVGVYSLIATKGSKIKTFTFEIKDSTPQRLMVEL, from the coding sequence ATGCAAAGTAATACGATTTTTAATTTGGCTGTAGGTTTTATAGCTTTCATCGCAATAGGCACTCTTCTATTTTATTCCAATCTAGTTCCTAAAAAACATTCTGTCACTGAGCTGACAAAAATGCCCGTTGTGGAAACTCAGGAAGCAGTAAAAGAAGCTCAGGGACTTGTGAGTAAGGAAGATAAAATTTCAATATCTGAAACAGTACCTGTGCCCTCAAACGGAGTCGTGTCTTACATTGTGTCTCCGGATACGCTCAGTGTAGATCAAGTTGCCTATTTTTTTACGGATAACCAAACCATCAAAATCCCTCTGTCGAGTATTCAAGATTATAAGTGGAACTTCGGGGATGGCACTACAGCTGTAGGGGCCAGAGCGCAGTACATCTACAAAAATGCCGGACAGTTCACAGTCACGCTTATAGTGACAGATCTTGAGGGTAAATCCTACAGCAGTGTGCAAGAGGTGCGGATTGAGAATAAGGAAGCTCCGACAGTGGTCATTACAGCCAAAGACATGCAGCCGATTTATGAAGTTTCTGGTAAGCAGAAGTTCAATTGGAATACGTTCCCTATCGAAATCCAATTTGATCTGCATAGATCTAAAGTACAGGGTATGGGATTGAAAGATGCTCATTGGGACTTTGGAGATGGCGGTGAAGGTTTTGGATTAAGTCCGACATATATTTACCATAAACCTGGGCAGTACATGGTGAAAGTTACAGCGAGGGATGAGCTTGGTTTGCAGGGTCATAGCAGTATGGAAGTGAATATAGGCAAGGATAATTGCTCAGATACGGATGGAGTAGAAGGCTGTTTAAAACTAGAGAATGCTATAGGTAACACATTACCTATGAGTGCGGGGTCGTGGTTTGTAGGACATGATTTTGGTCATCAGCAATGGAAACTTAAACGTGACGAGAAAAATTTCGCTTTTTTGAAGGTTACGGATGACACCTCGAACTTGGATTATGACATTAGTTCGGCGATAGCCGCCAATGGTAACCAACTGGAAATTAGAAAATCAGATTTAGAAGCATTAGGTGTGAACTTTAAGCAAGAATACTCTTTAAATATTGCAGCTTCTTTAGATGATGACTCTGAATATAATGGCATGTTCCCCAATTTAAGATTTGGGATAGGAACTGTCGACCTGACTACGAATGAGTCCGATATCAAGTTAGAAGTTGTGGGCTCCAGATCTTACAAGAAGTATCTTTATATGACGAATGCCACAACTGCGCAGTTGCGGGACTTACCTGTGGGAGTTTATAGCCTCATCGCAACTAAAGGTTCAAAAATAAAAACTTTTACTTTTGAAATTAAAGATTCGACTCCGCAAAGACTGATGGTTGAGTTGTAA
- the coaE gene encoding dephospho-CoA kinase (Dephospho-CoA kinase (CoaE) performs the final step in coenzyme A biosynthesis.), whose product MKWIGLTGGIATGKSTAKKLIESLGSPVIDADEISHQLSAVDQAGYKAIVSHFGQEVLNTDLTLDRKKLGQMIFADESLKLQLEGILHPLIRAEVLRQKEHHRTSGAELCFYDVPLLFEKKLWSDFDATVLIWCDAYTQLQRLMARNGYTEEEALLRISNQIDLIDKVKMSTYCVDNSGDTEDLQKQLVKLLESLKRKR is encoded by the coding sequence ATGAAATGGATTGGCCTGACCGGAGGTATAGCAACCGGTAAATCCACAGCGAAAAAACTGATCGAAAGTCTAGGGTCACCTGTGATTGATGCTGACGAGATCTCGCACCAGCTGTCTGCAGTGGATCAGGCGGGCTACAAAGCGATAGTGTCTCATTTTGGTCAAGAGGTCCTGAATACGGATTTGACACTGGATCGTAAAAAACTTGGTCAGATGATTTTTGCGGATGAATCTTTGAAGTTGCAACTGGAAGGCATTTTGCATCCACTGATTCGCGCCGAAGTTCTGCGACAAAAAGAACACCATCGCACGAGCGGAGCTGAATTGTGTTTTTATGATGTACCTCTATTATTTGAAAAAAAATTGTGGAGTGATTTTGATGCGACAGTGTTGATTTGGTGTGATGCCTACACCCAGCTTCAACGTTTAATGGCGCGCAATGGTTATACTGAAGAAGAAGCGCTATTACGCATCAGCAATCAGATCGACTTAATAGATAAAGTAAAAATGTCCACATACTGTGTGGACAACTCAGGGGATACTGAGGATTTGCAAAAGCAGTTGGTGAAGTTGTTGGAGAGCTTGAAAAGGAAAAGGTAG
- a CDS encoding serine/threonine protein kinase: MSQSYEQFGKYLLLEKVAAGGMAEIYLARSGAANGLNKFFAIKRILPQFSNNEEFVSMFKEEAKVAINLNHSNVVSIFDFGIESGQFFLVMDYVEGRNLRQIINELKKTNKSFSIDQALYLIKEAAAGLDHAHRCTDATSGRPLNITHRDMSPQNIMVSFEAEVKVIDFGIAKAETEAEDTKAGTLKGKFSYMSPEQAEGQPIDPRTDVFALGIVLWELLANDRLFTGSNEAAILRKVRDCQVPPIRKINPTVPQELERIVMKALAKDRNVRYQTAANLHRDLNRFLNTQYPDFSPQDFSHFLKESFKNAFQDGRDKLVSYSKIVVQQPESILIPKATPAPRVVAVSPTPANPEKKAPVLNNEDEAPQMPNGFAVEPNLKISLDGLRSSTSPAKNKFSTAAKAAATNLTPNTSMTQSSPHQTRVTQVTQATNLRKTQAVAKTDYTEVIMKVALVAVLAFGGWWGYQKYMKPAPITRDISRVAEKPTQKIPAAAITESKVSLNSSPDGAEVFLNGQPTGLTTPALITVTAKEKADIVLRKEGYIDYTISRSFSDATAQVSATMQVAVATAYLNIKVSDGNSFTKISINGKELLEKPPILKYPIVAQKETVISAFNPITKLSDEVRINAKPGESVDIQLILGRRQPASKK, from the coding sequence ATGTCACAGAGCTACGAACAGTTCGGAAAATATCTATTGTTGGAAAAGGTAGCCGCGGGAGGGATGGCCGAAATCTATTTGGCTCGATCTGGTGCCGCGAATGGTTTAAATAAGTTCTTTGCTATTAAACGCATCTTACCGCAATTTTCAAATAATGAAGAATTCGTTTCTATGTTTAAAGAGGAAGCGAAAGTTGCGATCAACCTCAATCACAGCAACGTCGTTTCTATTTTTGATTTCGGTATTGAATCTGGACAGTTCTTCCTTGTAATGGATTATGTTGAAGGCCGCAATCTTCGCCAAATCATCAATGAACTGAAAAAAACAAACAAAAGTTTCTCGATTGACCAAGCTCTTTATTTAATAAAAGAGGCGGCAGCAGGTTTAGATCATGCTCACCGCTGTACAGATGCGACTTCTGGTAGACCACTTAATATCACTCACCGTGATATGAGTCCGCAAAACATCATGGTGTCTTTCGAGGCTGAAGTAAAAGTTATCGATTTTGGTATCGCGAAAGCAGAAACAGAAGCTGAGGATACAAAGGCTGGAACTTTAAAAGGTAAATTCAGCTACATGAGTCCCGAGCAAGCAGAAGGTCAACCGATTGATCCCCGCACAGACGTCTTTGCACTGGGTATCGTCCTTTGGGAATTACTGGCCAATGATCGTCTTTTCACAGGAAGCAACGAAGCGGCTATCTTACGTAAAGTGCGCGATTGCCAAGTTCCACCTATTCGTAAGATTAACCCAACAGTTCCGCAAGAACTTGAACGTATCGTGATGAAAGCCTTAGCGAAAGATCGTAATGTTCGCTATCAAACAGCTGCTAATCTTCATCGTGATTTGAATCGTTTCTTAAATACTCAATATCCAGATTTCTCTCCGCAAGATTTCAGTCACTTCTTAAAAGAAAGCTTTAAGAATGCTTTCCAAGATGGGCGCGACAAACTTGTCAGTTACTCGAAAATCGTTGTGCAGCAACCTGAGTCTATTTTGATACCGAAAGCAACTCCGGCTCCACGTGTTGTTGCCGTGTCCCCGACTCCGGCCAACCCCGAGAAAAAAGCTCCCGTTCTTAATAACGAAGATGAAGCTCCGCAAATGCCAAATGGATTCGCGGTTGAGCCCAATCTTAAAATCAGTTTAGATGGTCTGCGCTCGTCGACGTCTCCGGCAAAAAACAAATTCAGCACTGCTGCTAAAGCGGCCGCTACGAATTTAACGCCGAACACATCCATGACGCAATCTTCGCCTCATCAAACACGTGTGACTCAGGTCACACAGGCGACCAATTTACGTAAAACTCAAGCCGTAGCTAAAACCGACTACACAGAAGTTATCATGAAAGTGGCTCTGGTAGCCGTTCTTGCCTTCGGTGGCTGGTGGGGTTACCAAAAATACATGAAGCCCGCGCCAATCACACGCGATATCAGTCGCGTAGCTGAAAAGCCAACTCAAAAAATTCCCGCGGCAGCTATTACAGAATCAAAAGTATCTCTGAATAGCAGTCCAGATGGTGCCGAAGTTTTCTTAAACGGCCAACCGACAGGTTTGACGACTCCAGCTTTGATCACAGTCACTGCGAAAGAAAAAGCTGATATCGTCTTACGAAAAGAAGGCTATATCGATTATACAATCAGCCGTAGTTTTTCTGATGCAACAGCTCAGGTGTCAGCAACGATGCAAGTGGCAGTGGCCACAGCTTATCTTAATATTAAAGTCTCTGATGGAAATTCGTTTACAAAAATTTCTATTAACGGCAAAGAGCTTTTAGAAAAGCCACCGATATTGAAATACCCGATTGTCGCACAAAAAGAGACTGTCATTTCAGCTTTTAACCCGATCACCAAGTTATCTGACGAAGTCCGCATCAATGCAAAACCGGGTGAGTCTGTTGATATTCAACTGATTCTGGGACGCCGTCAGCCAGCTAGCAAAAAATAA